The following nucleotide sequence is from Peribacillus sp. ACCC06369.
CTATCTACATTTTAAAACAGAGTTGATTGGAACGGAAGGTGAGAGACTCGCGGAAAAAGCGTGTCAAAGGGAGACTCCGCAGGAGCAAAGACGCCAGAGGAAGCTCCCGGACCGCCCGCCGAAAGCGAGTGCCCTACATTCTCCAATCAGCGTTCAAATTATACAACTCTAAAAAAACAGAAGGCAAACTCGATTTTCATCGAGTTTGCCTTCTGTCTAAAAAGGATATCCGCTAAGATATCCTCTTCTTTTTGTTGATTTACAATGTCATATCCGTATAAAATCAATCGTAAATGGTTTTCGTTCCATGGGTATAATTGGCTTCCTGCCTATTAAGTCCGCCTCTATTTTCAATTTCTTTGACGATTTCGCTATGGATACTCTGTCCTTCTTGGTTTAAATAAGGTACCATTTGTTGAAGGGAGTGATGAAAATAGGCAAGTTCGCTATTTTCCCAATCCGATTTTTTCATCATCGACAACTCTGTCATATCACGTCCAACATACATAACAGTAACACTCCTTTTAAAAATGATTTTTATTACTCGGTGTTTACTCAGAAAGGATGAATAAACGTATGGAACAAAAAGTGGCACTCGTTACAGGTAGCAGTAAAGGTTTAGGTAGAAGCACGGCAATAAGGCTTGCAGAGGAAGGATACGACCTCGTTATTAATTATGCCCGGAGCAAGTCGAAAGCATTAGAAGTGGCAGCTGAAATTGAAGCTTTGGGGCGTAAAGCCCTTGTAGTTAAGGCAAATGTCGGTGACGTTGCGAAAGTGAAAAGCATGTTCGAGGAAATCGATGCTTATTATGGGCGTTTGGATATCTTCATTAATAATGCTGCTTCAGGAGTGCAGCGTCCTTTGATGGAGCTTGAAGAATCGCATTGGAACTGGACCATGGACATCAATACAAAAGCCCTCCTTTTCTGCGCACAGGAAGCGGCGAAATTGATGGAGAGGAACGGCGGAGGGAAAATCGTCAGCATCAGTTCACTAGGGTCCATTCGCTATTTGAAAAATTATACAGCTGTCGGTGTTTCCAAAGCTGCGCTTGAAGCCCTGACAAGATATTTAGCGGTCGAACTGGCTGCGAAAAACATTTGTGTCAATGCCGTTTCCGGTGGTGTTATCGATACGGATGCCCTGAAGTCTTTCCCGAATCGGGATGAAATGCTTGCTGAGGCGGCAGAACAAACTCCTGCTGGACGGATGGTCGAGGTGGAAGATATGGTGAATACCATCCTGTTTTTAATTTCCGATGGAGCCAGTATGATTCGTGGACAAACCATTATAGTTGATGGTGGGATTTCATTGCTTGTTTAATGTAACTGGAAAAATTTAAATGTTATTAGTTGGATAACACTCCTTGATATTGGTTATCTTATTATCGTGGAGGTGATATCAATGGCTAATAACAATAATAAATCACAAGCAGGTACTAACGCTCAACAAGTAAGACAACAAAACGCGCAATCTCAGCAAGGTCAAGGTCAATTCGGTACTGAGTTTGCTTCTGAAACAAACGTTCAAGAAGTGAGACAACAAAACGCACAATCTCAGCAAAAAAAGGGTCAAGGTCAAGCTCAAGGCCAATTCGGTACTGAGTTCGCTTCTGAAACAAACGTCCAAGAAGTGAAACAGCAAAACCAAAAATCCCAAAGCAATAAAAACCAAGGCTAATTGCCGTTTTAAAAACGAAAGGCATCCTTCTTTTGAAGGATGCTTTTTTTTGCCTTTCATTTGATTCGACAAATGTTTTGATGTGTTTACATTTTATGTCAAAGGAAAAGCTGGATAAAAACTAGAATATACATACTATAGAAAAAATACACATTAGGAAGGTGCATTCATGGAGGAATTTAACCGGCTAATAAACAACCAGTTGAAAACGATGGATAAGCTTTTACTTTTACAATCCGAAATCGAAAGATGCCAAGATATAGAGAAGCAACTCCTTGCCCTGCAAGAGGAGAATGAAGCGGTCACCATTCATGAAGAGATCCAACTTAAAAAGCAGGAATTGAAAAGTATCCATGATATGTTCGAGAAGCAAACGGAAGAAGTCATCCGTTATTATCAGCAAGGACAAGCTGCAATACAATGAATAACCGGCTAATTTCTAAGTTAAAATGGGGTGGATGGTCAGACTTTTTCGACTTATTTACACATTTTCACTGGGAGATTAGCCACTTTTGTTTTAAATTTATGAATAAATCGCTATAATATAGGAATATAGGGTAAATGGAAAAAAGTATATATTTTAAATACACACAACAACTGCAAACGGAATAGGGCACAGTACGCTGTCAGGGTGTCTATAGAAAGTAGGGAGAGATAAATGGGGATTGTTCCTGCCGAAGGAGGAAAAATCCAAATTCATAGCTATAAACATAATGGACATATCCATCGTATCTGGGAAGAGACAACTGTTTTAAAAGGGACCCAAAATCTGGTGATAGCAGCCAATGACCGTACTATGGTAACGGAATCAGATGGAAGGACCTGGATTACGAGAGAGCCGGCGATTTGCTATTTTCATTCAAAGTATTGGTTTAATGTTATTGGTATGTTGAGAGAGGACGGAGTTTATTATTATTGCAATATCAGTTCTCCGTTCACATACGATTCGGGAGCATTGAAATACATTGATTATGACCTGGACATTAAGGTATTCCCAGATATGACGTTTAATTTGCTGGATGAGGATGAATATGAAAGGCATCGGAAAGAAATGAATTACCCGGATGCCATCGATTCAATATTGAAACAGAACGTAGACTATTTAATTTATATGATACGCCAGCGAAAAGGACCATTCTCCGCAGAGTTTATTGATAGTTGGTATGAACGCTTTTTAACCTATCGATGATAGAAAAGGCCTGCTGCTTAATTAGCAGGCTTTTTCATTGTGTAACGTACCTACCCACTGATCTTTCAAGCAGGAACGATTTTTGAATAACAGCAAATCTTTAACCCCTTGCCTCCTATAAATGTGTATGAAAGATATTGAATGAAATCCTTTTGATAGTTAATCTTCGAAAAGGAAAATATAATTGAAAAGTGCATATATGATTCCAAATTGAACGTTAGGGACTTTTTTTAGCATTTTGATTTAA
It contains:
- the fabL gene encoding enoyl-[acyl-carrier-protein] reductase FabL, yielding MEQKVALVTGSSKGLGRSTAIRLAEEGYDLVINYARSKSKALEVAAEIEALGRKALVVKANVGDVAKVKSMFEEIDAYYGRLDIFINNAASGVQRPLMELEESHWNWTMDINTKALLFCAQEAAKLMERNGGGKIVSISSLGSIRYLKNYTAVGVSKAALEALTRYLAVELAAKNICVNAVSGGVIDTDALKSFPNRDEMLAEAAEQTPAGRMVEVEDMVNTILFLISDGASMIRGQTIIVDGGISLLV
- a CDS encoding gamma-type small acid-soluble spore protein, with product MANNNNKSQAGTNAQQVRQQNAQSQQGQGQFGTEFASETNVQEVRQQNAQSQQKKGQGQAQGQFGTEFASETNVQEVKQQNQKSQSNKNQG
- a CDS encoding YgaB family protein is translated as MEEFNRLINNQLKTMDKLLLLQSEIERCQDIEKQLLALQEENEAVTIHEEIQLKKQELKSIHDMFEKQTEEVIRYYQQGQAAIQ
- a CDS encoding DUF402 domain-containing protein is translated as MGIVPAEGGKIQIHSYKHNGHIHRIWEETTVLKGTQNLVIAANDRTMVTESDGRTWITREPAICYFHSKYWFNVIGMLREDGVYYYCNISSPFTYDSGALKYIDYDLDIKVFPDMTFNLLDEDEYERHRKEMNYPDAIDSILKQNVDYLIYMIRQRKGPFSAEFIDSWYERFLTYR